GCGCGGCATCGACGGCGGCCGGCGCCGGAAGATGGTGATGGACACGCTGGACTGGGTCGGCCTCGCCGACCGGGCGGATTCGCGGCCCGCGCAGCTCTCGGGCGGGCAGAGCCAGCGCGTCGCGATCGCCCGCGCCGTGGTCAAGCAGCCGGAGATCGTCCTGGCCGACGAGCCGACGGCCAACCTCGACGCCGAGAACTCGCACCACATCATGCGCACGATGGTGCGGTTGAACGAGACGCTCGGCGCGACGTTCGTGTTCGCGACCCACGACGAGAAGGTGATCGGCTACCTCCGCCGCAAGGTCACGCTGGTGGACGGCCGGATCGCCGCCGACGAGCGGAGGTAGCGTGCTGATCCTCCGGCTCGCGCTGCGCAACCTCCTCG
The sequence above is drawn from the Gemmatimonadales bacterium genome and encodes:
- a CDS encoding ABC transporter ATP-binding protein encodes the protein MTDQVYVRAVGLEKRYTLGAGVLKALDAVDLTIAKGEFSGVVGPSGSGKTTLLNIIGSLDVPTAGRVEVLGADVARLTHREAARLRSEHIGFIFQTFNLLPVYTVYENVEFPLLLRGIDGGRRRKMVMDTLDWVGLADRADSRPAQLSGGQSQRVAIARAVVKQPEIVLADEPTANLDAENSHHIMRTMVRLNETLGATFVFATHDEKVIGYLRRKVTLVDGRIAADERR